In the Wyeomyia smithii strain HCP4-BCI-WySm-NY-G18 chromosome 2, ASM2978416v1, whole genome shotgun sequence genome, one interval contains:
- the LOC129721523 gene encoding dnaJ homolog subfamily B member 6 isoform X2 has translation MVDYYKVLDVGRSATDAEIKKAYKKLALRWHPDKNPDNPEESNRRFKEISEAYEVLSDAYKRHIYDNRSTRKSTGASYSTGGGMRDSSNYTAYTNRDYSSGKYYGSGGNYDHYGGRYGGGTRSGRENSRPFSFRGFFETTPFFRFFEKKRRIYDQYGKEGLMSNGSDRYHQSTRHRRHNGGGIHDEFDIFGGFPFTFRDPDEVFREFFGGSPFEEIFRVPSHNGRRANGASNGQRHSHPQNVISSPFMSPFMSFNLMDEFFNADPMAHRGGGGGFTSISEFSVGSGPMKRTSTSTTFVNGKKLMTKKVYENGTETIMSYENDVLKSKTVNGVAQAISSYNH, from the exons ATGGTGGACTACTATAAAGTACTCGATGTGGGTCGATCTGCGACCGATGCAGAAATCAAAAAGGC gTATAAAAAGCTAGCATTACGATGGCATCCCGATAAAAATCCAGACAATCCAGAGGAATCAAACAGGCGATTTAAGGAGATCTCTGAAGCATACGAAGTTCTATCAGATG CCTACAAACGACACATTTACGACAACCGAAGCACACGGAAGAGCACCGGAGCTAGTTATTCGACGGGCGGTGGCATGCGTGACAGTAGCAATTACACCGCGTACACCAACCGTGACTACAGCAGCGGCAAGTACTACGGCAGCGGCGGCAATTACGACCACTATGGCGGACGTTACGGCGGCGGTACACGGTCCGGCCGTGAAAATAGCCGTCCATTTTCGTTTCGAGGATTTTTCGAGACAACACCATTTTTCCGCTTTTTCG AGAAAAAACGTCGAATCTACGATCAGTACGGCAAGGAAGGTCTAATGAGCAATGGTTCTGACCGGTACCACCAGAGCACACGGCACCGTCGACACAATGGCGGCGGCATTCATGACGAGTTCGATATCTTCGGTGGATTCCCGTTCACGTTCCGCGATCCGGACGAGGTGTTTAGAGAGTTCTTCGGTGGTTCCCCATTTGAGGAGATCTTCAGGG TACCATCCCACAATGGACGCCGGGCAAATGGAGCCAGCAACGGACAAAGACACTCCCACCCGCAAAACGTAATCAGTTCGCCGTTCATGTCCCCGTTTATGAGCTTCAACCTGATGGACGAGTTCTTCAATGCGGACCCGATGGCGCACCGGGGTGGCGGCGGTGGGTTCACCTCGATATCCGAGTTTAGCGTCGGTAGTGGCCCGATGAAGCGAACATCCACCTCGACAACCTTCGTCAACGGGAAAAAGCTGATGACGAAAAA GGTGTACGAGAATGGCACTGAAACGATAATGTCGTACGAAAACGATGTACTAAAATCAAAGACTGTAAACGGAGTCGCTCAAGCAATTTCCAGTTATAACCACTAG
- the LOC129721523 gene encoding dnaJ homolog subfamily B member 6-B isoform X1, with product MVDYYKVLDVGRSATDAEIKKAYKKLALRWHPDKNPDNPEESNRRFKEISEAYEVLSDEKKRRIYDQYGKEGLMSNGSDRYHQSTRHRRHNGGGIHDEFDIFGGFPFTFRDPDEVFREFFGGSPFEEIFRVPSHNGRRANGASNGQRHSHPQNVISSPFMSPFMSFNLMDEFFNADPMAHRGGGGGFTSISEFSVGSGPMKRTSTSTTFVNGKKLMTKKVYENGTETIMSYENDVLKSKTVNGVAQAISSYNH from the exons ATGGTGGACTACTATAAAGTACTCGATGTGGGTCGATCTGCGACCGATGCAGAAATCAAAAAGGC gTATAAAAAGCTAGCATTACGATGGCATCCCGATAAAAATCCAGACAATCCAGAGGAATCAAACAGGCGATTTAAGGAGATCTCTGAAGCATACGAAGTTCTATCAGATG AGAAAAAACGTCGAATCTACGATCAGTACGGCAAGGAAGGTCTAATGAGCAATGGTTCTGACCGGTACCACCAGAGCACACGGCACCGTCGACACAATGGCGGCGGCATTCATGACGAGTTCGATATCTTCGGTGGATTCCCGTTCACGTTCCGCGATCCGGACGAGGTGTTTAGAGAGTTCTTCGGTGGTTCCCCATTTGAGGAGATCTTCAGGG TACCATCCCACAATGGACGCCGGGCAAATGGAGCCAGCAACGGACAAAGACACTCCCACCCGCAAAACGTAATCAGTTCGCCGTTCATGTCCCCGTTTATGAGCTTCAACCTGATGGACGAGTTCTTCAATGCGGACCCGATGGCGCACCGGGGTGGCGGCGGTGGGTTCACCTCGATATCCGAGTTTAGCGTCGGTAGTGGCCCGATGAAGCGAACATCCACCTCGACAACCTTCGTCAACGGGAAAAAGCTGATGACGAAAAA GGTGTACGAGAATGGCACTGAAACGATAATGTCGTACGAAAACGATGTACTAAAATCAAAGACTGTAAACGGAGTCGCTCAAGCAATTTCCAGTTATAACCACTAG